The following proteins are co-located in the Acidobacteriota bacterium genome:
- a CDS encoding EamA family transporter, with translation MSAGKSIAVLEALFVTLLWSTSWVLIKVGLQRIPALSFAGLRYVLAFMALAAFAALAGKLAPLRRLTRGQLARLALYGVIFFAVTQGSQFLGLYYLPAASVSVLLNFTPLVVALAGIPLLGERPCGLQWLGIGVFLSGVGLFFLPFPLKGLNLPGAVVMIVGLAANSFSTLYGRKINREAFADPLTVTLVSMGVGSALLLGAGTAVQGLPPLTGTDWLIVLWLAVVNTALAFTLWNRALRRLEASEAGMINCSMLAQITLMAWVFLGEPLTGRQWVAVFVVSAGVALSQLKNGRRRGSVTPPPAASA, from the coding sequence GTGTCGGCCGGGAAATCCATCGCGGTGCTGGAAGCCCTCTTCGTGACCCTGCTGTGGTCCACGTCGTGGGTGCTGATCAAGGTGGGCCTCCAGCGCATCCCCGCCCTCAGCTTCGCCGGCCTCCGCTACGTCCTCGCCTTCATGGCCCTGGCTGCTTTCGCCGCCCTCGCCGGGAAGCTGGCGCCGCTTCGACGCCTGACGCGCGGGCAGCTCGCCCGCCTCGCACTCTACGGGGTGATTTTCTTCGCCGTCACGCAGGGGAGCCAGTTCCTGGGGCTCTACTACCTGCCCGCCGCCAGCGTCTCGGTCCTCCTGAATTTCACGCCGCTCGTGGTGGCCCTGGCGGGCATCCCGCTCCTGGGGGAACGCCCTTGCGGACTCCAATGGCTCGGCATCGGGGTCTTTCTCTCCGGGGTCGGCCTGTTCTTCCTGCCCTTCCCGTTGAAGGGGCTGAACCTGCCGGGCGCCGTCGTCATGATCGTCGGGTTGGCCGCCAACAGCTTTTCCACCCTGTACGGGAGGAAAATCAACCGTGAGGCCTTCGCCGACCCGCTCACGGTGACACTGGTCAGCATGGGCGTCGGCAGCGCCCTGCTGCTGGGGGCGGGGACGGCCGTCCAGGGGTTGCCGCCGCTGACCGGCACGGACTGGCTCATCGTCCTCTGGTTGGCCGTGGTGAACACCGCGCTGGCCTTCACCCTGTGGAACCGGGCACTTCGGAGACTCGAGGCGTCCGAGGCCGGCATGATCAACTGTTCCATGCTGGCCCAGATCACGCTGATGGCCTGGGTATTCCTGGGGGAGCCCCTGACGGGCCGACAGTGGGTCGCGGTCTTCGTCGTCAGCGCCGGCGTGGCCCTGTCGCAGTTGAAGAACGGCCGGCGACGAGGTTCCGTTACTCCCCCGCCGGCTGCGTCGGCGTAA
- the hcp gene encoding hydroxylamine reductase, translated as MFCFQCEQTAKGTGCTVAGVCGKDPRTAALQDLLVHAAKGVALYAVRARKLGVSDPAVNRFTLEALFTTVTNVNFDPLRMEARLREAAAVRDRIRTLYAEACRAGGVEPDSPGGPADWQPAADLDGLVAQGEAVGIEARRAALGADLAGLQELLIYGLKGMAAYADHAVVLGRESEEAYAYFHEALAFLAEGEMTVGNLFGQCMKCGEANLGVMGLLDDANTGTYGHPEPTPVRVHPKKGKAILVSGHDLKDLDALLKQTEGKGINVYTHGEMLPCHGYPGLKKYAHLAGNYGGAWQDQRAEFDAFPGAILMTTNCIQKPKETYQARIFTTGLVAWPGVVHVTRDDFSPVIEAALAAGGFAEDGPDDTILVGFGHNAVMGAAGKVIELVKKGAIRHFFLIGGCDGAKSGRNYYTDFAQAVPKDCVILTLACGKFRFNKLAFGDIEGIPRLLDVGQCNDAYSAIQIAVALANAFQTDVNSLPLSLVLSWYEQKAVCILLTLLHLGIRNIRLGPSLPAFVTPAVLNVLVEKFNIAPITTVEADLKAILG; from the coding sequence ATGTTTTGTTTCCAGTGCGAGCAGACCGCCAAGGGCACCGGCTGCACGGTGGCGGGCGTTTGCGGGAAAGACCCCCGGACCGCGGCGCTCCAGGACCTGCTGGTCCACGCGGCGAAGGGGGTGGCCCTGTACGCCGTGCGGGCCCGGAAGCTGGGCGTTTCCGACCCCGCCGTGAACCGCTTCACCCTGGAGGCGCTCTTCACCACCGTCACCAACGTCAACTTCGACCCCCTGCGCATGGAAGCGAGGCTCCGCGAGGCGGCGGCGGTCCGGGACCGCATCCGCACCCTCTACGCTGAGGCCTGCCGGGCCGGAGGGGTCGAGCCCGATTCCCCGGGCGGACCGGCGGACTGGCAGCCGGCGGCTGACCTGGACGGCCTGGTCGCCCAGGGCGAGGCGGTGGGGATCGAAGCCCGGCGCGCCGCGCTCGGCGCCGACCTGGCCGGCTTGCAGGAACTTCTGATATACGGCCTCAAGGGCATGGCCGCCTACGCCGACCACGCCGTGGTCCTGGGCCGGGAGTCGGAGGAGGCTTACGCCTACTTCCACGAGGCCCTCGCGTTCCTGGCGGAGGGCGAGATGACGGTGGGGAACCTCTTCGGGCAGTGCATGAAGTGCGGGGAGGCCAACCTCGGGGTCATGGGGCTTCTGGACGACGCCAACACCGGGACCTACGGGCACCCGGAGCCCACGCCCGTCCGGGTCCACCCGAAGAAGGGGAAGGCCATCCTGGTGTCCGGGCACGACCTGAAGGACCTGGACGCCCTCCTGAAGCAGACGGAGGGGAAGGGGATCAACGTCTACACCCACGGCGAGATGCTCCCCTGCCACGGTTACCCGGGGCTGAAGAAGTACGCCCACCTCGCGGGCAACTACGGCGGCGCCTGGCAGGACCAGCGGGCCGAGTTCGACGCGTTCCCGGGCGCCATCCTCATGACCACCAACTGCATCCAGAAACCGAAGGAGACTTACCAGGCCCGCATCTTCACCACGGGGCTGGTGGCCTGGCCCGGCGTGGTCCACGTGACCCGCGACGACTTCTCGCCGGTGATCGAGGCCGCCCTGGCCGCCGGGGGCTTCGCCGAGGACGGCCCCGACGACACCATCCTGGTGGGCTTCGGGCACAACGCCGTCATGGGTGCGGCGGGGAAGGTCATCGAGCTGGTGAAGAAGGGCGCCATCCGGCACTTCTTCCTCATCGGCGGCTGCGACGGGGCCAAGTCCGGGCGCAACTACTACACCGACTTCGCCCAGGCGGTCCCGAAGGACTGCGTGATCCTGACCCTGGCCTGCGGGAAGTTCCGCTTCAACAAGCTGGCCTTCGGCGACATCGAGGGCATCCCGCGGCTGCTGGACGTCGGCCAGTGCAACGACGCCTACTCCGCCATCCAGATCGCCGTGGCCCTGGCCAACGCCTTCCAGACCGACGTCAACAGCCTGCCGCTGTCCCTGGTCCTCTCCTGGTACGAGCAGAAGGCGGTCTGCATCCTGCTGACGCTGCTGCACCTCGGGATCCGGAACATCCGCCTCGGCCCCAGCCTGCCCGCTTTCGTCACCCCGGCGGTGCTCAACGTCCTGGTGGAGAAGTTCAACATCGCCCCCATCACCACGGTGGAGGCCGACCTCAAGGCCATCCTCGGCTAG
- the queD gene encoding 6-carboxytetrahydropterin synthase QueD yields the protein MWELSVRLDFSAAHQLRNYKGRCEQMHGHNWVVEIRVRSRALDGCGLAMDFGDIRGAARRVLDTLDHRLLNDQGPFLQVNPSAENIAAYIYREMAPSIPAPCALHAVTVYETPEMSATYREVGHVDD from the coding sequence ATGTGGGAACTCAGCGTTCGGCTGGATTTTTCGGCGGCCCATCAGCTCCGGAACTACAAAGGCCGGTGCGAGCAGATGCACGGGCACAACTGGGTCGTGGAGATCCGGGTGCGGAGCCGGGCCCTGGACGGGTGCGGCCTGGCCATGGACTTCGGGGACATCCGCGGGGCGGCCCGGCGCGTCCTCGACACCCTGGACCACCGCCTCCTCAACGACCAGGGGCCCTTTCTCCAGGTCAACCCCTCGGCGGAGAACATCGCCGCGTACATCTACCGGGAGATGGCCCCGTCCATCCCCGCCCCCTGCGCGCTGCACGCCGTGACGGTCTACGAGACCCCCGAGATGTCCGCCACGTACCGGGAGGTGGGCCATGTCGACGACTGA